From the Musa acuminata AAA Group cultivar baxijiao chromosome BXJ3-1, Cavendish_Baxijiao_AAA, whole genome shotgun sequence genome, the window GGTATTAGAGATGAATATTGTGCTATGGAATAGGAtgttttcttctaattttgtatcaaaatgattgCACACCTCTTATGATTTATCACGTGAGTTAATCATTTGACCATTTGATCGCTGCTATCAGACATATTTCATTCACAATTAAGTTCTAATTAGACAACCTCATAATATAGCCTTTGCTACAATGATATCTACGCAATATTGCTTTTATCATGAATAAACCAtagtataatataaaatttttttccTTCTAATACTAATGCAATAATTAAGATGAAATTCATGAGCATTCCCATCCTCTAAGTTAATAAAGtctgatagaaaatattttggtaACCAATCCCCGTCGACCAACTAATCATTCTAAAAGCGCTAACATTGAAGAAAAATGTCGAATCACCCACTAGGAAATAACGTGGTGGGTGGTTATGGTTTGTTTTCTATGGATAATAATCCACGGGAGGTCATTTGGATTGGCCCTATCAACTTCTGTGGCCAATAGTTCATGAAGGTTGTTCGGGCCTGTTTATCCCTCTATCGGCCCCCATGGACAATAGTTCATAAGAGGTTGTTCGAACATATCACCTCTACAGACAAAACACCAAGGAAGATGTTGGGGCTATTATGGAGGATCTCCTTAGTTGGTCAAGTATAAAAGCCGACCCCTGGTGTCGGCCTAAGAGTCAGACCTATTTCCAAAAACCTCTCACACCCTATGTAATTTTTAGAACTAACTTGTGCGTTGGAGGAGTCGGGTCAGAAAATTCCTCCCGACGCTAACCTTTGCGCAATAACCCACCAAAAAGCCCACCTCGGCTTGACCTCAAGACCATCTCAGATAGGTCAAGGTTATGCGAAGACCACCTTAGTCGCACTAGGACCATCACAAGGGTTCCTCGGATGTCTCTACACCTTTTGGACAAGACCAAGCTGGGCTGACTCGACCGTCCATGATGCGTCCCCTCAAtaatttggcactagaaggagggcattgAATATCGTAGGAATGCCCGCCtatgtgttggaaaatctaggggtgatatcacatgcacagtagaagaatattaaaaataaaatccataatttctcaaaatatgtgttcatcatcgtgcgaagattggtgcacaaaatttgagaaacttaaaattgtgtatatgaaatattgtattacctagggagatcgtatatccttgaatcattgcaaatctctagaagagggtgaaggaggtcaagtgtcgttctctctagtagtgatccacacaacatggttgcgacgatgctccttaaaactccaaacctgttatctgaggaggagaaggtgagGACAATAGGAGAGGCAATCAAAAAAgccctagcctatgaaccattagttcctgtctacttaactctaatggatccagctctattgagtattggatctccatctaactatctaagcctcgtagattagtagatttctatccaataatctcttattgactcttattggatttcatccataggatccaataattcatgagcttattggatatccaataagataggagctcaagccgatatctcatatccgaaccattacatatcgcaacacctaccatatgtgtgtgatcctttaggcccaatatcgatctggtcgtgagtcataattGTCAGAACTCATTTtggctcattgaattattatctccataataattcactcgacttatcgattacggacgtactaggccactacgtcgcagtccctatatgatataggagaatccaatcctttggatctatctatccttagttaccatgtacctatagtctctcaaccATCTACTattccaaagaccatatatcgagcatggtactatcatgcccatacggtttcttatcgagtcttgctctaatcggattctcccggagaactctttctctctcaatccgaatcaccttggccaagtatttgtttgagcaagaaaatagaatatttctctcatgataccgagagtggatgatcctctatcgatactcaataacccttataaggttggctgccactctcaataaccaattatactagatttgaaaatttcaaatctataagtctagtatcaaagaatggaatactcatacgggacatccttgatgtctcaagtctaaggaccatatacactattgggactacggaattactGTTTGTTaagaaggcatcatcaaccatccagtattccgtgagcagatcaattagtgaactcattctccaatgagcacctgtattgtatccttaatgtccccacataagtagctatgagaccagctgactccatcatatggacaagtatacaacgcactagtttgtccggttatctcaatgtccttctcgagtaacctatgaccgggattatttagggtctgtttaaaggtgaattagtctcattattgtaatcctatcaggatctgattcccattgtacagatccatagaGATCATAAcgtatatatgcaataagcaatataaagtaagaaattaccataataataatagtaaaaaaGATTGCGTgttatgtcacacatgtcatcactcacgtgaatgaCTTGCAGGGCACCCATGACTAACACCTAGGCCACTTGTGTCCAACACCACCTATATGTGTGGTTCAAGTTGCACACCCCAATCTCTCGTGTATCTCATGTAATTGATACACCCTACATAGACTATGTAAGTCAACACACTCTAATGCGCTACTAGATCTAGTGCATCTAACTTCCGTGAACATTTGATGGCTATACATGAGCAGTTAGAGTTAACACACCTAAATGCCCTTGTGCATCTCATTTGTCTGAGATCCCTCATGTAAGCAATTAACTCTACACGCTATAATGCCCTCATATATCTCTTGCATTTGACACCCACTACATAGTTAGCTTATGTCACCTATCACGACACCCTTACTTGTCTTATGCATCAAACAACCCCATACACAAGCAGTTCAAGTCCACATGCAATGATACCCTCATAAGTCTTATGTGTTTGAAACCTTTGTAGAGGTGGTTCACCTTGGCATTCCAAGATACTCTTGTATGTCTTATATGTTTAACACTTCCTTTACAAGTGGTCCATGTCCACACATCATGACACCCTCAAATATTTCACATGTCTGATAGCTACTAGTAGATTCTTAAAGTCAATATGCCTCAACACTAACATGCCTCTCATGCATTCGACAccgattaacactttcatgtccaATGCGTCTACACATGCTACATGGGTGGTTGAAGTTAGCTCGCTCTCACATCCTTGTGCATCTAACACCCTCTCATATGTTTGACAATCCTATACGAGTGGTTCAAGTTGGAATGCCTCAACTTTGAAGCATCTCATGCATCCAACAAACCTAATGCAGGTATTTAATGTCAACAAGCCTCAATTCCCTCACATATCTCATGAGTTTGACACTCTTATTTGGGCAACCAAAGCGTTGTCTCCTCATTCCATAAAATGCATccatttgagattaaaaaaaaaaatgtctcatTTAATTGTTTTCTAAAATAGACAACAATAATTATGGTATTAGAGATGAATATTGTGCTATGGAATAGGAtgttttcttctaattttgtatCAAAATTATTGCACACCTCTTATGATTTATCACATGGGTTAATCATTTGACCATTTGATCGCTGCTATCAGACATATTTCATTCACAATTAAGTTCTAATATTAGACAACCTTATAATATAACCTTTGCTACATTGATATCTATGTAATATTGCTTTTATCATGAATAAACCACAGTATAAGAAATAATTTTTTCCTTCCAATACTAATGCAATAATTAAGATGAAATTCATGAGCATTCCCATCTTCTAAGTTAATAAAGTTTGATAGAACATATTTTAGTAACCAATCACCATCCACCAACTAATCATTCTAAAAGCGCTAACATTGAAGAAAAAAGTCGAATCACCCACAAGGAAATAACGTGGTGGGTGGTTATGGTTTGTCGATTTCTATGCATAATAATCCACGAGAGGCCATTTGGACTGGCCCTATCGACTTCCGTGGCCAACAATTCATGGAGGTTGTTCGGGCCTATTTATCTCTCTATCGGCCCCCATGGACAATAGTTCATAGGAGGTCGTTTGAACATATCACCCCTACAGACAAAACAAGGGAGACGTTGGGGCTATTATGGAGGATCTCCTTAGTTGGTCAGGTATAAAAGCCGACCCCTAGTGTCGGCCCAGGAGTCGGACCTTTTTCCAAAAACCTCTCACACCCTATGTAATTTTCGGAACTAACTTATGCGTTGGAGGAGTCGGGTTAGAAAATTCCTCCTGACGCTAACCTTTACATAATAACCCACCAAAAAGCCCACCTCGGCCTGACCTAAAGACCACCTCGGATAGGTCAAGGTTATGCGAAGACCACCTTAGTCGCGCTAGGACTGCCACAAGGGTTCCTCGGATGTCTCTACGCCTTTGGGACAAGACCAAGCTGGGCTGACTCGACCGTCGATGATGCATCCCCTCAATAATTTGGCACTAGATGGAGGGCATTGAATATCATAGGAATGCCCGCCtatgtgttggaaaatctaggggcgatgtcacatgcgcagcgaaagaatattaaaaacaaaatccctaatttctcaaaagatgtgttcattgtcgtgcgaagattgatgcacaaaaatcgagaaacttaaaactgtgtatatgaaagattatattacctagggagatcatatatctttgaATCCTTGAATCCTTGAATCCTTAACAATTTGGAACTAGAAGGAGGACCTTGAATATAATAGGAATATCCGCCCATGAACCCTTTACACAAATGGGAAGCTACTTTAATAGTGCAAAGATTGAGTGCTCCAGTGAAGAAACTCTACCCCCAATCTATAGCACCTTTACACAAATGGGCAGCTACCCTCCTTTCCCCAATTGGATGCAACCACCTCCACTCAGACACTAGGGTATTACTGGCCTCTATTCAATGACTTAGAACTCTCACCTCCGAGGATGAATATGAGGCACTTGGTTGTCCCTGCAAAGGCATTATTGAACATCATGAACCAAGTGTAGGcgctcacaagcataatgcaggcAATCGCTCCGCTCTTGTCCCAACTAAGTCAACAGACTATCTTGTCATCGCAACCACGACCGATATCTCAACCATCACTAGCACCCGCACCTATCGGGGTCATAGATGCCCTACAAATCGATGACACGGTATCGACGCGCAGCGGTGCACATATCTAGTATGCATGAAGCTCTTCTGCCAACTCTACAGCTCCAAGTATGTTACGTTTCATGGACTCTACGACGTGGCATTTGTGATAAAGATGATCACCCGAGCCCCACTGCCCAACACATTGAACGACTTCTCTAATTTGGTGAGGACCATCTTTGGCCAGATTTATGATCTCAAATATATATCTCGATTTTGTGGAGGACTTCCTCAGGGAGAGATTGGTTTGGTGGGACTATCAAGGTTATTGAACTTTGAACCCGTAGGGATCCGTCACCAAGCAGCATATGACAGTCTACTAATTGGGGCACTCTTCAACAAAATGAAGCAACGAAGGCATGACATAGAGGACAACAGATCTGCATCAGTCCTCTATGGTATAGATAATAGAAGCATTGAGAACAGGACTCGAAGGATTGACTGCAGAGGTTGGCCTTACCCAAGACGGCAGCAACACCCCTTGGCTGCCATGGGGTTGGCGGTTTAAtttagagggaacatgttaatgtattgaagcatttttcatttcttcaataaagcttcttcacttcttcaataaagcttcttcaagtttcgctcttgcctttggccaacgACCAATGTCGTTGAGAAAAGACTAACgccgctgcagccacattcctaagaggctccacaaccaatcctcatcttcctcaccgcggtagccttcgctgtcttcgctgatctgccaacagtcagtggacttaaggagaacgaagggcggatttatggagaatgaagggaacgcctgtgccctcacagcaacagcaatcgcaacagtagcagtgatctgctcttgccctactcacgaagtctctcacttgtaaatcattctttgcatcgatccaagattggtatccttatcaggagcaccatcttgtggggtcatgatagaagataagatttccacaactatatgaggaaatctctctattctgttgaggaaaatcctctattctgttgagggaaatcctttctcctaatttgtatgagagagaacatgttaatgtattgaagcattttcatttcttcaataaagctaaagcttcttctcttcttcaataaagcttcttcaataattgttcttatcttctattatttccatcatggtatcagagcagtgagaaaagtgaagtttcgctcttgcctttggccagcgaccaacgttgttgagaaaagcgaagcttcgcccttgttTTCGGCCAGTGACCAACGCCGCTGCAGTCACATTCCcaagaggctccacggccaatcctcatcttcctcatcgcGGTGGCCTTTGCtatcttcgctgatctgccaacagtcgatGGACTTAAGGGGAACGAAGGGCGgatttaaggagaatgaagggaacgcctgtgccctcacaacaacagcaatcgcaacagtagcagcgatctgctcttgccctactcacgaagtctctcgcaaatcattctttgcatcgatccagggcatgatagaagataagatttccccaactatatgaggaaatctctctattctattaaggaaaatcctttattctgttgagggaaatcctttcttcTAATTTGTATGAGAgataacatgttaatgtattgaagcattttcatttcttcaataaagctaaagctttttctctttttcaataaagcttcttcaataattgttttatcttctattctttccatcatggtatcagagcagtgagaaaagcgaagtttcgctcttgcctttagTCAGCGACCAACGTtgctgagaaaagcgaagcttcgcccttgtcttcggccagcgaccaacgccactgcagaacgaagggaacgcctgtgccctcatagcaacagcaatcgcaataATAGCACCATCTTgcaggggcatgatagaagataagatttccccaactatatgaggaaatctctctattctgttgaggaaaattctttctcctaatctgtataaatagaagagaaaacatgttaatgtattgaagcattttttatttcttcaataaagcttcttcacttcttcaaaaAAGTTTcttcagtaattgttcttatcttctattcttttcatcaaatATATAATCATGAGTGTCAAGAAAATGTCCCTCGAAATGGACGATGGAGTCCACTTGACATTTTCTGATAGAGATCTGCAGCAATTTTCATTTGCATCCATGCCAAATCGAAGACTTAATCCACGACAAGACTCGTTCTTTTACAGTATTcagaaaattaaaatgaaattgATATTCTTTTTTTAGATACTAAACGTGTGcagttgatgatctttttttgTGTTCATTATTTactgagaaaaataagaaaaagttccTCTCTGTTTTGACTGCCCATCTGCTTGACACTTGAGCTATTTCCCCACGGATACAAGCTAGTGAATCCTATGGTTCATGATATATGTAACAAAACTTTCATACCGATTAAAactttctacaaaatttgaaattgaagagaactattataaaaaaaaaaattgataccgAGAAGAAATTAGTTTGGTAAGTCGTGAAAGTATTATATTTTGAAGATATTATACACCTAAAATGTATTACATCTGTaaggataaaatttattcaatttgtattttttatatACATTATGGCTGAATAATATCGttacttcttttttttcatatgatatatgattttctactattaatttcagtttaaattggatgttctatttttttttctaaaatttcaaacTGCAGCGTGCTAGATGATGTTGGGATTTTACTTTTTCGAATTAGCATAGATTAACACCAATGGTTTTTCTGCTACCATATGATCAAGGTTTATCAGGAAGTTTGAATCATGAGGATCTTACCCAAGTTTGAATCATTTTGAAAAATCATGAGGAGCTTCTATCATCGGAAAGAGTAAATGCAAGTAACTTGCCCAAATTAAATAGACATGAATCTATATAGACGCAACAAGTATTAAGAGTTGTATGATACAGAAACATATTTCTCAACTGTAATAGGTCAAACAAATGTGTTTTTTTGAACATATTTGACAGAATTAGGTACTACAATTGCATTTTAATTCCATAGGCTGTTCGTGTACCTGTTGCAAATACGTACAAAAAAATGTCATGTATCCTTGATCGTTCTTGTGGGCAACTTTGTTGCATGCTTCACCTCGATGAAGATTGCCCTGAGCAGTAGACCTGTAGGGCTCGTTGGTGCGTCGTCGAGTACTGTTTGTTTCCCATGCTTGCATACATCGGATACGCACGAGCACCGGTGCGCATGCATCGTTGTCGTCTCATCGACTTCTGGTGGCCGCAGCAGTAGTACGTGCTGCTGAGCACATTCTTTTAGGACATGCAGATCGTACATGTACTAAATTAAACCGCCAACCCCATGGCAGCCAAGCGGTGGTAAGGCCAACCTCTGCGGTCAATCCTTCGAGTCCTCCTGTTCTCGACGCATCTATTCTCTATACCATAGAGGACCGATGCAGATCTGTCGTCCTCTACGTTATGCCTTCGTTGCTTCATTTCGTTGAAGAGTGCCCCAATTAGTAGACTGTCATATGCTGCTTGGTGACGGATCCCTACGGGTTCAAAGTTCAATAACTTTGATAGTCCCACCAAACCAATCTCTCCCCGACGCAGTCCTCCACAAAATCGAGATATATATTTGAGATCATAAATCTGGCCGAAGATGGTCCTCACCAAATCAGAGAACTCGTTCAAGGTGTTGGGCAGTGGGGCTCGGGTGATCATCTTTATCACAAAAGCCACGTCGTAGAGTCCGTGAAATGTAACATACCTGGAGCTGTAGGGTTGGCAGAAGAGCTTCACGCATACCAGATAGGCGCACCGCCGCGCGTCGATGCCGTGTCGTCGGTATTGCTG encodes:
- the LOC135629175 gene encoding probable CCR4-associated factor 1 homolog 11 encodes the protein MAINVGKANLVEHLELILSLRGSYPIVAIDTEFPGFIRDTPRNATEEERYNDVKHNVDNMHLIQLGVALFDEGGNTPWPGCCWQFNFSDFDPDVDASSPDSIELLTQSGHDFQQYRRHGIDARRCAYLVCVKLFCQPYSSRYVTFHGLYDVAFVIKMITRAPLPNTLNEFSDLVRTIFGQIYDLKYISRFCGGLRRGEIGLVGLSKLLNFEPVGIRHQAAYDSLLIGALFNEMKQRRHNVEDDRSASVLYGIENRCVENRRTRRIDRRGWPYHRLAAMGLAV